The following proteins come from a genomic window of Gossypium raimondii isolate GPD5lz chromosome 5, ASM2569854v1, whole genome shotgun sequence:
- the LOC105770656 gene encoding agamous-like MADS-box protein AGL11 isoform X1: MGRGKIEIKRIENTTNRQVTFCKRRNGLLKKAYELSVLCDAEVALIVFSSRGRLYEYSNNNIRSTIDRYKKACSDTSNTNTVTEINAQYYQQESAKLRQQIQMLQNSNRHLMGDSLSSLTVKELKQVENRLERGITRIRSKKHEMLLAEIEFLQKREIELENESVCLRTKIAEIERLQQANMVTGPELNAIQALASRNFFSPNVIEHPSAYSHPSDKKILHLG; encoded by the exons ATGGGAAGAGGAAAAATAGAGATAAAGAGGATCGAAAACACAACAAATCGTCAGGTTACCTTTTGCAAACGCAGGAATGGCCTGCTGAAGAAAGCTTACGAACTGTCAGTCCTGTGTGATGCTGAAGTTGCTCTCATTGTCTTCTCCAGTCGAGGCCGTCTGTATGAGTACTCCAACAacaa CATAAGATCAACAATAGACAGGTACAAGAAGGCTTGCTCAGATACTTCTAACACAAACACTGTTACTGAAATCAATGCTCAG TATTATCAACAAGAATCAGCCAAGTTGAGACAGCAGATTCAAATGTTACAGAATTCTAACAG GCACCTAATGGGAGATTCCTTGAGTTCCTTAACTGTGAAAGAGTTAAAGCAGGTAGAAAACAGGCTTGAAAGAGGAATTACTAGGATCAGGTCCAAGAAG CACGAAATGCTGCTAGCTGAAATAGAGTTTTTGCAGAAAAGG GAAATCGAATTGGAAAATGAAAGTGTTTGTCTCCGAACCAAG ATTGCAGAAATAGAGAGGCTTCAGCAGGCAAACATGGTGACTGGACCTGAGCTTAATGCTATTCAAGCTTTAGCCTCTCGCAATTTCTTTAGCCCCAATGTCATTGAGCATCCATCTGCTTACTCCCATCCCTCTGACAAGAAGATTCTCCATCTTgg GTAG
- the LOC105770656 gene encoding agamous-like MADS-box protein AGL11 isoform X2, whose translation MGRGKIEIKRIENTTNRQVTFCKRRNGLLKKAYELSVLCDAEVALIVFSSRGRLYEYSNNNIRSTIDRYKKACSDTSNTNTVTEINAQYYQQESAKLRQQIQMLQNSNRHLMGDSLSSLTVKELKQVENRLERGITRIRSKKVTLFYFHYFFSLIHLYFIFLLYVLICFCLVQQHEMLLAEIEFLQKREIELENESVCLRTKIAEIERLQQANMVTGPELNAIQALASRNFFSPNVIEHPSAYSHPSDKKILHLG comes from the exons ATGGGAAGAGGAAAAATAGAGATAAAGAGGATCGAAAACACAACAAATCGTCAGGTTACCTTTTGCAAACGCAGGAATGGCCTGCTGAAGAAAGCTTACGAACTGTCAGTCCTGTGTGATGCTGAAGTTGCTCTCATTGTCTTCTCCAGTCGAGGCCGTCTGTATGAGTACTCCAACAacaa CATAAGATCAACAATAGACAGGTACAAGAAGGCTTGCTCAGATACTTCTAACACAAACACTGTTACTGAAATCAATGCTCAG TATTATCAACAAGAATCAGCCAAGTTGAGACAGCAGATTCAAATGTTACAGAATTCTAACAG GCACCTAATGGGAGATTCCTTGAGTTCCTTAACTGTGAAAGAGTTAAAGCAGGTAGAAAACAGGCTTGAAAGAGGAATTACTAGGATCAGGTCCAAGAAGGTaactttattttactttcattattttttctctttaattcatttatatttcatttttctcctatatgttttaatttgtttctgtTTGGTGCAACAGCACGAAATGCTGCTAGCTGAAATAGAGTTTTTGCAGAAAAGG GAAATCGAATTGGAAAATGAAAGTGTTTGTCTCCGAACCAAG ATTGCAGAAATAGAGAGGCTTCAGCAGGCAAACATGGTGACTGGACCTGAGCTTAATGCTATTCAAGCTTTAGCCTCTCGCAATTTCTTTAGCCCCAATGTCATTGAGCATCCATCTGCTTACTCCCATCCCTCTGACAAGAAGATTCTCCATCTTgg GTAG
- the LOC105769959 gene encoding beta-galactosidase 6 isoform X1, whose product MEKGMLVLGLVAIMVVGVVVVVESSVEGDGRSLIINGQRKLLFSASIHYPRSTPEMWGSLIGKAKEGGIDVIQTYVFWNLHEPGKGQYDFSGRADIVRFIKEIQAHGLYASLRIGPFIEAEWNYGGLPFWLHDVPGIVYRCDNEPFKVQVHMQNFTTKIVNMMKSENLYASQGGPIILSQIENEYEMVEHAFHEKGPPYVRWAAQMAVALQTGVPWMMCKQYDAPDPVINTCNGMKCGVSFPGPNSPNKPWLWTENWTTWYRAYGKEPETRSAQDIAFQVALFVARNGTFVNYYMYHGGTNFGRTTSAFTTTSYYDDAPLDEYGFIRLPKWGHLKQLHEAIKSCSNPILFGTQFTLSLGQQQMGYIYQRNSGECAAFLVNQDDTKSVAVIFHNSSYELGPSSVSILPDCKNVVFNTAKVNVKNNTRLITTGKKFNESEMWQEFKDIIPTFADTSMRSKTLLEHMNTTKDMSDYLWYTFSYQHESSNSKAVLSVRSAGHVLHAFVNGASVGSGNGNHEKVNFTLDNTITLNNGSNNISLLSVTVGLPDSGAFLERKALGLRRVRIHDIQNSKDLSNHRWGYQVGLLGEKLQIYIDHSSSNVQWRNFTSSNNPLTWYKVRFDAPAKNESFGLNLESMGKGEVWINGQSIGRYWASFLTSQGSPYQTWYHVPRSFLKPKDNLLVILEEQNGSPLGISLDIISTI is encoded by the exons ATGGAGAAAGGGATGTTGGTGTTAGGGTTAGTAGCAATTATGGTGGTAGGTGtagtggtggtggtggagaGTAGTGTTGAAGGAGATGGGAGATCCTTGATTATTAATGGACAACGAAAGCTTCTGTTTTCTGCTTCTATACATTATCCTCGAAGCACCCCTGAG ATGTGGGGATCATTAATAGGCAAAGCTAAAGAGGGAGGGATCGATGTGATACAGACATACGTGTTTTGGAACCTTCATGAGCCTGGAAAAGGGCAG TATGATTTCAGTGGAAGAGCTGACATCGTTAGATTCATTAAGGAAATCCAAGCACATGGCTTATACGCAAGTCTCAGGATTGGTCCCTTTATCGAGGCCGAATGGAATTACGG GGGATTACCTTTCTGGTTGCATGACGTCCCAGGCATTGTTTACCGATGCGATAATGAACCTTTTAag GTACAGGTGCATATGCAGAATTTCACCACAAAAATAGTAAACATGATGAAATCAGAAAACTTATATGCTTCACAAGGTGGACCTATCATACTATCACAG atTGAGAATGAGTATGAAATGGTGGAACATGCATTCCATGAGAAAGGACCACCGTATGTGAGATGGGCTGCACAAATGGCGGTTGCACTTCAAACTGGGGTTCCCTGGATGATGTGCAAACAATATGACGCTCCTGATCCTGTG ATCAACACTTGCAATGGGATGAAATGCGGGGTATCATTCCCGGGGCCAAATTCACCAAACAAACCATGGCTTTGGACTGAAAATTGGACAACTTG GTATAGAGCATACGGTAAAGAACCAGAGACAAGATCTGCCCAAGACATTGCTTTCCAAGTTGCTCTTTTTGTTGCAAGAAATGGGACATTCGTCAACTATTATATG TATCACGGTGGAACAAATTTTGGGAGAACAACCTCAGCGTTCACAACAACAAGTTACTATGACGATGCCCCCCTCGACGAGTATG GGTTCATTAGACTGCCAAAATGGGGGCATTTGAAGCAACTGCACGAAGCAATCAAGTCATGTTCAAATCCTATATTATTTGGAACCCAATTTACACTCTCTCTTGGTCAACAACAAATG GGGTACATTTATCAACGAAATTCAGGCGAATGTGCTGCTTTTCTAGTCAACCAAGACGATACGAAATCCGTTGCTGTGATATTTCACAATTCTTCGTATGAGTTGGGTCCAAGTTCAGTTAGCATTTTGCCTGATTGCAAGAACGTAGTCTTCAACACTGCCAAG GTAAATGTTAAGAACAACACGAGATTGATAACAACAGGCAAGAAGTTTAACGAATCCGAAATGTGGCAAGAATTCAAAGACATTATTCCTACATTCGCAGACACATCAATGAGATCCAAAACATTGCTAGAGCACATGAATACAACCAAAGACATGTCGGATTATCTTTGGTACACTTTTAG CTATCAACATGAATCATCAAACAGTAAAGCAGTGCTTAGTGTGCGCTCGGCTGGCCATGTTTTGCATGCGTTTGTCAATGGTGCTTCGGTTG gATCTGGCAATGGAAATCACGAGAAGGTAAACTTCACGCTAGATAATACAATTACATTAAACAATGGCAGTAACAACATCTCCCTCTTAAGTGTTACGGTTGGTTTGCCG GATTCAGGAGCCTTTTTAGAGAGAAAAGCCTTGGGGCTTCGAAGAGTAAGGATTCATGATATACAAAATTCAAAGGATTTGAGCAATCATCGATGGGGATATCAG GTTGGACTATTAggagaaaaattacaaatatatatagacCACTCCTCAAGCAACGTTCAATGGAGAAATTTTACTTCTTCCAACAATCCCCTTACATGGTACAAG GTTAGATTTGATGCACCAGCTAAAAACGAGTCTTTTGGATTAAACCTCGAAAGTATGGGAAAAGGTGAAGTATGGATCAATGGGCAAAGCATAGGTAGATATTGGGCTTCATTCCTTACATCTCAAGGATCACCCTATCAAACTTG GTACCATGTGCCAAGGTCATTCCTTAAACCTAAAGACAACTTGCTTGTTATTCTTGAAGAGCAAAATGGGTCGCCTCTTGGAATTTCCTTGGACATCATATCAACCATTTGA
- the LOC105769959 gene encoding beta-galactosidase 6 isoform X2: MEKGMLVLGLVAIMVVGVVVVVESSVEGDGRSLIINGQRKLLFSASIHYPRSTPEMWGSLIGKAKEGGIDVIQTYVFWNLHEPGKGQYDFSGRADIVRFIKEIQAHGLYASLRIGPFIEAEWNYGGLPFWLHDVPGIVYRCDNEPFKVHMQNFTTKIVNMMKSENLYASQGGPIILSQIENEYEMVEHAFHEKGPPYVRWAAQMAVALQTGVPWMMCKQYDAPDPVINTCNGMKCGVSFPGPNSPNKPWLWTENWTTWYRAYGKEPETRSAQDIAFQVALFVARNGTFVNYYMYHGGTNFGRTTSAFTTTSYYDDAPLDEYGFIRLPKWGHLKQLHEAIKSCSNPILFGTQFTLSLGQQQMGYIYQRNSGECAAFLVNQDDTKSVAVIFHNSSYELGPSSVSILPDCKNVVFNTAKVNVKNNTRLITTGKKFNESEMWQEFKDIIPTFADTSMRSKTLLEHMNTTKDMSDYLWYTFSYQHESSNSKAVLSVRSAGHVLHAFVNGASVGSGNGNHEKVNFTLDNTITLNNGSNNISLLSVTVGLPDSGAFLERKALGLRRVRIHDIQNSKDLSNHRWGYQVGLLGEKLQIYIDHSSSNVQWRNFTSSNNPLTWYKVRFDAPAKNESFGLNLESMGKGEVWINGQSIGRYWASFLTSQGSPYQTWYHVPRSFLKPKDNLLVILEEQNGSPLGISLDIISTI; the protein is encoded by the exons ATGGAGAAAGGGATGTTGGTGTTAGGGTTAGTAGCAATTATGGTGGTAGGTGtagtggtggtggtggagaGTAGTGTTGAAGGAGATGGGAGATCCTTGATTATTAATGGACAACGAAAGCTTCTGTTTTCTGCTTCTATACATTATCCTCGAAGCACCCCTGAG ATGTGGGGATCATTAATAGGCAAAGCTAAAGAGGGAGGGATCGATGTGATACAGACATACGTGTTTTGGAACCTTCATGAGCCTGGAAAAGGGCAG TATGATTTCAGTGGAAGAGCTGACATCGTTAGATTCATTAAGGAAATCCAAGCACATGGCTTATACGCAAGTCTCAGGATTGGTCCCTTTATCGAGGCCGAATGGAATTACGG GGGATTACCTTTCTGGTTGCATGACGTCCCAGGCATTGTTTACCGATGCGATAATGAACCTTTTAag GTGCATATGCAGAATTTCACCACAAAAATAGTAAACATGATGAAATCAGAAAACTTATATGCTTCACAAGGTGGACCTATCATACTATCACAG atTGAGAATGAGTATGAAATGGTGGAACATGCATTCCATGAGAAAGGACCACCGTATGTGAGATGGGCTGCACAAATGGCGGTTGCACTTCAAACTGGGGTTCCCTGGATGATGTGCAAACAATATGACGCTCCTGATCCTGTG ATCAACACTTGCAATGGGATGAAATGCGGGGTATCATTCCCGGGGCCAAATTCACCAAACAAACCATGGCTTTGGACTGAAAATTGGACAACTTG GTATAGAGCATACGGTAAAGAACCAGAGACAAGATCTGCCCAAGACATTGCTTTCCAAGTTGCTCTTTTTGTTGCAAGAAATGGGACATTCGTCAACTATTATATG TATCACGGTGGAACAAATTTTGGGAGAACAACCTCAGCGTTCACAACAACAAGTTACTATGACGATGCCCCCCTCGACGAGTATG GGTTCATTAGACTGCCAAAATGGGGGCATTTGAAGCAACTGCACGAAGCAATCAAGTCATGTTCAAATCCTATATTATTTGGAACCCAATTTACACTCTCTCTTGGTCAACAACAAATG GGGTACATTTATCAACGAAATTCAGGCGAATGTGCTGCTTTTCTAGTCAACCAAGACGATACGAAATCCGTTGCTGTGATATTTCACAATTCTTCGTATGAGTTGGGTCCAAGTTCAGTTAGCATTTTGCCTGATTGCAAGAACGTAGTCTTCAACACTGCCAAG GTAAATGTTAAGAACAACACGAGATTGATAACAACAGGCAAGAAGTTTAACGAATCCGAAATGTGGCAAGAATTCAAAGACATTATTCCTACATTCGCAGACACATCAATGAGATCCAAAACATTGCTAGAGCACATGAATACAACCAAAGACATGTCGGATTATCTTTGGTACACTTTTAG CTATCAACATGAATCATCAAACAGTAAAGCAGTGCTTAGTGTGCGCTCGGCTGGCCATGTTTTGCATGCGTTTGTCAATGGTGCTTCGGTTG gATCTGGCAATGGAAATCACGAGAAGGTAAACTTCACGCTAGATAATACAATTACATTAAACAATGGCAGTAACAACATCTCCCTCTTAAGTGTTACGGTTGGTTTGCCG GATTCAGGAGCCTTTTTAGAGAGAAAAGCCTTGGGGCTTCGAAGAGTAAGGATTCATGATATACAAAATTCAAAGGATTTGAGCAATCATCGATGGGGATATCAG GTTGGACTATTAggagaaaaattacaaatatatatagacCACTCCTCAAGCAACGTTCAATGGAGAAATTTTACTTCTTCCAACAATCCCCTTACATGGTACAAG GTTAGATTTGATGCACCAGCTAAAAACGAGTCTTTTGGATTAAACCTCGAAAGTATGGGAAAAGGTGAAGTATGGATCAATGGGCAAAGCATAGGTAGATATTGGGCTTCATTCCTTACATCTCAAGGATCACCCTATCAAACTTG GTACCATGTGCCAAGGTCATTCCTTAAACCTAAAGACAACTTGCTTGTTATTCTTGAAGAGCAAAATGGGTCGCCTCTTGGAATTTCCTTGGACATCATATCAACCATTTGA
- the LOC105769959 gene encoding beta-galactosidase 16 isoform X3, which translates to MWGSLIGKAKEGGIDVIQTYVFWNLHEPGKGQYDFSGRADIVRFIKEIQAHGLYASLRIGPFIEAEWNYGGLPFWLHDVPGIVYRCDNEPFKVQVHMQNFTTKIVNMMKSENLYASQGGPIILSQIENEYEMVEHAFHEKGPPYVRWAAQMAVALQTGVPWMMCKQYDAPDPVINTCNGMKCGVSFPGPNSPNKPWLWTENWTTWYRAYGKEPETRSAQDIAFQVALFVARNGTFVNYYMYHGGTNFGRTTSAFTTTSYYDDAPLDEYGFIRLPKWGHLKQLHEAIKSCSNPILFGTQFTLSLGQQQMGYIYQRNSGECAAFLVNQDDTKSVAVIFHNSSYELGPSSVSILPDCKNVVFNTAKVNVKNNTRLITTGKKFNESEMWQEFKDIIPTFADTSMRSKTLLEHMNTTKDMSDYLWYTFSYQHESSNSKAVLSVRSAGHVLHAFVNGASVGSGNGNHEKVNFTLDNTITLNNGSNNISLLSVTVGLPDSGAFLERKALGLRRVRIHDIQNSKDLSNHRWGYQVGLLGEKLQIYIDHSSSNVQWRNFTSSNNPLTWYKVRFDAPAKNESFGLNLESMGKGEVWINGQSIGRYWASFLTSQGSPYQTWYHVPRSFLKPKDNLLVILEEQNGSPLGISLDIISTI; encoded by the exons ATGTGGGGATCATTAATAGGCAAAGCTAAAGAGGGAGGGATCGATGTGATACAGACATACGTGTTTTGGAACCTTCATGAGCCTGGAAAAGGGCAG TATGATTTCAGTGGAAGAGCTGACATCGTTAGATTCATTAAGGAAATCCAAGCACATGGCTTATACGCAAGTCTCAGGATTGGTCCCTTTATCGAGGCCGAATGGAATTACGG GGGATTACCTTTCTGGTTGCATGACGTCCCAGGCATTGTTTACCGATGCGATAATGAACCTTTTAag GTACAGGTGCATATGCAGAATTTCACCACAAAAATAGTAAACATGATGAAATCAGAAAACTTATATGCTTCACAAGGTGGACCTATCATACTATCACAG atTGAGAATGAGTATGAAATGGTGGAACATGCATTCCATGAGAAAGGACCACCGTATGTGAGATGGGCTGCACAAATGGCGGTTGCACTTCAAACTGGGGTTCCCTGGATGATGTGCAAACAATATGACGCTCCTGATCCTGTG ATCAACACTTGCAATGGGATGAAATGCGGGGTATCATTCCCGGGGCCAAATTCACCAAACAAACCATGGCTTTGGACTGAAAATTGGACAACTTG GTATAGAGCATACGGTAAAGAACCAGAGACAAGATCTGCCCAAGACATTGCTTTCCAAGTTGCTCTTTTTGTTGCAAGAAATGGGACATTCGTCAACTATTATATG TATCACGGTGGAACAAATTTTGGGAGAACAACCTCAGCGTTCACAACAACAAGTTACTATGACGATGCCCCCCTCGACGAGTATG GGTTCATTAGACTGCCAAAATGGGGGCATTTGAAGCAACTGCACGAAGCAATCAAGTCATGTTCAAATCCTATATTATTTGGAACCCAATTTACACTCTCTCTTGGTCAACAACAAATG GGGTACATTTATCAACGAAATTCAGGCGAATGTGCTGCTTTTCTAGTCAACCAAGACGATACGAAATCCGTTGCTGTGATATTTCACAATTCTTCGTATGAGTTGGGTCCAAGTTCAGTTAGCATTTTGCCTGATTGCAAGAACGTAGTCTTCAACACTGCCAAG GTAAATGTTAAGAACAACACGAGATTGATAACAACAGGCAAGAAGTTTAACGAATCCGAAATGTGGCAAGAATTCAAAGACATTATTCCTACATTCGCAGACACATCAATGAGATCCAAAACATTGCTAGAGCACATGAATACAACCAAAGACATGTCGGATTATCTTTGGTACACTTTTAG CTATCAACATGAATCATCAAACAGTAAAGCAGTGCTTAGTGTGCGCTCGGCTGGCCATGTTTTGCATGCGTTTGTCAATGGTGCTTCGGTTG gATCTGGCAATGGAAATCACGAGAAGGTAAACTTCACGCTAGATAATACAATTACATTAAACAATGGCAGTAACAACATCTCCCTCTTAAGTGTTACGGTTGGTTTGCCG GATTCAGGAGCCTTTTTAGAGAGAAAAGCCTTGGGGCTTCGAAGAGTAAGGATTCATGATATACAAAATTCAAAGGATTTGAGCAATCATCGATGGGGATATCAG GTTGGACTATTAggagaaaaattacaaatatatatagacCACTCCTCAAGCAACGTTCAATGGAGAAATTTTACTTCTTCCAACAATCCCCTTACATGGTACAAG GTTAGATTTGATGCACCAGCTAAAAACGAGTCTTTTGGATTAAACCTCGAAAGTATGGGAAAAGGTGAAGTATGGATCAATGGGCAAAGCATAGGTAGATATTGGGCTTCATTCCTTACATCTCAAGGATCACCCTATCAAACTTG GTACCATGTGCCAAGGTCATTCCTTAAACCTAAAGACAACTTGCTTGTTATTCTTGAAGAGCAAAATGGGTCGCCTCTTGGAATTTCCTTGGACATCATATCAACCATTTGA